A single Venturia canescens isolate UGA chromosome 1, ASM1945775v1, whole genome shotgun sequence DNA region contains:
- the LOC122407362 gene encoding uncharacterized protein yields MKLCIAIVSLFMSVVIESKPVENANNFEVKNEIDYGNSAKDKNESDDARTKLTFRPSESSVVEPEASDDQSVENNEVTTEGSGTTKPPPPENLLNYLLPLLQRWKFTPQTFLQDRINTFKQSLGNLGLIVPSNNATNSKQFAPTNGLLQLVGLNDSGFYTDRFEPAGFLGGNGWFANKGGILGGPGAIVSTGSLLTDYPTPYKK; encoded by the exons ATGAAACTTTGCATCGCAATCGTCTCCCTTTTTATG AGCGTCGTGATCGAATCGAAACCGGTGGAGAATGCGAATAATTTTGAGGTGAAGAACGAGATCGATTATGGAAATAGTGCCAAGGATAAAAACGAGAGTGACGATGCGCGAACTAAATTGACGTTTCGTCCGAGTGAATCCTCCGTCGTCGAGCCCGAGGCTTCGGACGATCAAAGCGTCGAAAATAATGAAGTAACGACGGAAGGAAGCGGTACAACGAAGCCGCCACCGCCCGAAAATTTACTCAATTATCTGCTGCCTCTACTCCAACGATGGAAATTCACTCCGCAAACGTTTCTCCAAGATCGAATCAATACCTTCAAGCAAAGCCTTGGAAATCTCGGTTTGATTGTTCCCTCCAACAACGCTACGAACTCGAAACAATTCGCTCCGACAAACGGTCTCCTGCAGCTCGTCGGACTCAACGATTCGGGCTTCTACACCGATCGATTCGAACCTGCTGGCTTCCTCGGCGGCAATGGATGGTTCGCCAATAAAGGCGGAATTCTTGGCGGTCCTGGCGCTATTGTGTCGACCGGTAGCCTGCTCACCGACTATCCAACTCCTTACAAAAAATGA
- the LOC122419445 gene encoding nucleolin 1-like isoform X1 has product MKIVHLGILVFFCVQRQQSNAAVVRKQPAFSTPVYSPAYLPGAMQVIFHAVSQLKDMQVEELENPTPAPTTTAKVDVEATSPHAPGQHQPVFQNPSNTSTTYGAQSDNEASTGSVGSIESSPAPAVALSSDGISTASPADPTELSATTSENSEDANEVKAQSFGGTTARIEAETPEENYATPEVNHEVQEPVEEGQEPVQEAVETNQETLENNDDYVNSSPSDGAKESDVPSVTLAEQEDKTDDDSSEESDEKKNSSEESDEKKSSNGSKDDSDDDSRSLEETKQDKIDSSEEEDEEIRFTMIGEKVSQVPRPSLTNYLRKTAKFPLRNSTQELASLYDALSKDARRQGFAQYSGYSDEVLQTLKSSSEGGVGPQIRTLLEKTLERKELTRDDAKAKLLLTLKNLRDPSTVLNRDLRRLVPLRYLA; this is encoded by the exons ATGAAGATCGTTCACCTTGGTATACTCGTGTTTTTCTGCGTTCAACGG CAGCAGTCGAATGCCGCGGTCGTTAGAAAGCAGCCCGCATTCTCAACGCCGGTTTACTCGCCCGCTTATCTTCCGGGAGCCATGCAG GTGATATTCCACGCCGTGAGTCAATTGAAGGACATGCAAGTCGAGGAACTCGAAAACCCGACTCCTGCACCAACGACGACAGCGAAGGTGGACGTAGAGGCGACGAGTCCCCACGCGCCAGGGCAGCATCAGCCTGTTTTTCAAAACCCTTCAAACACCTCGACGACTTACGGTGCTCAATCGGATAACGAAGCATCGACAGGATCGGTAGGGTCGATCGAAAGTTCACCGGCGCCGGCAGTGGCGCTGTCATCCGATGGAATCTCGACGGCGTCGCCTGCCGATCCAACCGAACTTTCGGCCACAACGAGCGAGAATAGCGAGGACGCCAACGAGGTCAAAGCTCAAAGCTTCGGCGGAACAACGGCGCGAATAGAGGCCGAGACGCCGGAGGAAAACTACGCGACACCGGAGGTCAATCACGAGGTCCAGGAACCCGTTGAAGAGGGCCAAGAACCTGTGCAGGAAGCGGTCGAAACGAACCAAGAAACGCTCGAAAACAATGACGATTACGTGAATTCCTCCCCGTCCGATGGAGCCAAGGAGTCTGACGTTCCCTCGGTCACCCTGGCAGAGCAGGAAGACAAAACGGACGATGATTCGTCAGAGGAATCggacgagaagaaaaattcttcggaAGAATCGGATGAGAAAAAGTCCTCGAACGGATCGAAAGACGACAGCGACGACGATTCGAGGAGCTTGGAAGAAACTAAGCAGGATAAAATCGACAGTTCCGAAGAGGAAGACGAAGAAATCAG ATTCACAATGATCGGCGAAAAAGTATCGCAAGTCCCACGACCAAGTTTGACGAACTATCTGAGAAAAACAGCAAAATTTCCACTCCGAAATTCAACGCAAGAACTGGCGTCTCTCTACGACGCCCTGAGTAAAGACGCGAGAAGACAAGGTTTTGCCCAATACTCCGGATATTCCGACGAGGTCCTCCAAACTCTAAAATCCTCAAGCGAAGGTGGAGTCGGCCCGCAGATACGAACTCTTCTAGAAAAAACGTTAGAAAGAAAGGAACTTACGAGGGACGATGCGAAGGCTAAACTCTTGTTGACTCTCAAAAACTTGCGCGATCCTTCCACCGTTCTCAACCGGGATCTCCGGCGCTTAGTACCTTTACGCTACCTCGCTTAA
- the LOC122419445 gene encoding nucleolin 1-like isoform X2: MKIVHLGILVFFCVQRQSNAAVVRKQPAFSTPVYSPAYLPGAMQVIFHAVSQLKDMQVEELENPTPAPTTTAKVDVEATSPHAPGQHQPVFQNPSNTSTTYGAQSDNEASTGSVGSIESSPAPAVALSSDGISTASPADPTELSATTSENSEDANEVKAQSFGGTTARIEAETPEENYATPEVNHEVQEPVEEGQEPVQEAVETNQETLENNDDYVNSSPSDGAKESDVPSVTLAEQEDKTDDDSSEESDEKKNSSEESDEKKSSNGSKDDSDDDSRSLEETKQDKIDSSEEEDEEIRFTMIGEKVSQVPRPSLTNYLRKTAKFPLRNSTQELASLYDALSKDARRQGFAQYSGYSDEVLQTLKSSSEGGVGPQIRTLLEKTLERKELTRDDAKAKLLLTLKNLRDPSTVLNRDLRRLVPLRYLA, encoded by the exons ATGAAGATCGTTCACCTTGGTATACTCGTGTTTTTCTGCGTTCAACGG CAGTCGAATGCCGCGGTCGTTAGAAAGCAGCCCGCATTCTCAACGCCGGTTTACTCGCCCGCTTATCTTCCGGGAGCCATGCAG GTGATATTCCACGCCGTGAGTCAATTGAAGGACATGCAAGTCGAGGAACTCGAAAACCCGACTCCTGCACCAACGACGACAGCGAAGGTGGACGTAGAGGCGACGAGTCCCCACGCGCCAGGGCAGCATCAGCCTGTTTTTCAAAACCCTTCAAACACCTCGACGACTTACGGTGCTCAATCGGATAACGAAGCATCGACAGGATCGGTAGGGTCGATCGAAAGTTCACCGGCGCCGGCAGTGGCGCTGTCATCCGATGGAATCTCGACGGCGTCGCCTGCCGATCCAACCGAACTTTCGGCCACAACGAGCGAGAATAGCGAGGACGCCAACGAGGTCAAAGCTCAAAGCTTCGGCGGAACAACGGCGCGAATAGAGGCCGAGACGCCGGAGGAAAACTACGCGACACCGGAGGTCAATCACGAGGTCCAGGAACCCGTTGAAGAGGGCCAAGAACCTGTGCAGGAAGCGGTCGAAACGAACCAAGAAACGCTCGAAAACAATGACGATTACGTGAATTCCTCCCCGTCCGATGGAGCCAAGGAGTCTGACGTTCCCTCGGTCACCCTGGCAGAGCAGGAAGACAAAACGGACGATGATTCGTCAGAGGAATCggacgagaagaaaaattcttcggaAGAATCGGATGAGAAAAAGTCCTCGAACGGATCGAAAGACGACAGCGACGACGATTCGAGGAGCTTGGAAGAAACTAAGCAGGATAAAATCGACAGTTCCGAAGAGGAAGACGAAGAAATCAG ATTCACAATGATCGGCGAAAAAGTATCGCAAGTCCCACGACCAAGTTTGACGAACTATCTGAGAAAAACAGCAAAATTTCCACTCCGAAATTCAACGCAAGAACTGGCGTCTCTCTACGACGCCCTGAGTAAAGACGCGAGAAGACAAGGTTTTGCCCAATACTCCGGATATTCCGACGAGGTCCTCCAAACTCTAAAATCCTCAAGCGAAGGTGGAGTCGGCCCGCAGATACGAACTCTTCTAGAAAAAACGTTAGAAAGAAAGGAACTTACGAGGGACGATGCGAAGGCTAAACTCTTGTTGACTCTCAAAAACTTGCGCGATCCTTCCACCGTTCTCAACCGGGATCTCCGGCGCTTAGTACCTTTACGCTACCTCGCTTAA
- the LOC122419446 gene encoding uncharacterized protein isoform X2: MKLFFIGVCFALCVCLQAKEVRQISRLIPLEDWIDFKNRTREVKPLDKLIARRKSIEVEVTNEMDDGKDYEGSDSPDSMKYSKKNVSTGSSDEKLEKGFERLERLENLNDKFTLEHLEILDDENLSDSFDEEPQNTDKKASPPHSKFALPYAIAQAFLRWIISLYLSTSNHFSNIDMGTRESA, from the exons atgaagttgtTTTTTATCGGAGTCTGCTTTGCTCTGTGC GTGTGTCTGCAAGCGAAGGAGGTTCGTCAAATAAGCAGACTAATACCACTGGAGGACTGGATCGATTTTAAGAATCGTACGCGAGAGGTCAAGCCGCTGGACAAATTGATTG cgagaagaaaatcgatcgagGTGGAAGTTACCAATGAAATGGATGACGGAAAAGATTACGAGGGTTCGGACAGTCCAGATTCGATGAAATATTCGAAGAAAAACGTTTCGACTGGTAGCTCAGACGAGAAGCTAGAAAAGGGCTTTGAAAGATTGGAGCGTCTCGAAAATCTTAATGATAAATTTACACTGGAACATCTGGAGATCCTCGACGATGAAAATCTCTCGGACTCCTTCGACGAAGAGCCTCAAAATACCGATAAAAAAGCATCCCCACCCCACTCGAAGTTCGCTCTCCCATACGCTATAGCTCAAGCCTTTTTGCGATGGATTATCTCCCTTTACCTTTCCACGTCCAATCATTTCTCGAATATCGATATGGGCACGAGGGAAAGTGCTTAG
- the LOC122419446 gene encoding uncharacterized protein isoform X1: MKLFFIGVCFALCVCLQAKEVRQISRLIPLEDWIDFKNRTREVKPLDKLIGKLRATYDFVFHKPDDVSNVGKIIKETNESSSEPVPKINSNISVIARRKSIEVEVTNEMDDGKDYEGSDSPDSMKYSKKNVSTGSSDEKLEKGFERLERLENLNDKFTLEHLEILDDENLSDSFDEEPQNTDKKASPPHSKFALPYAIAQAFLRWIISLYLSTSNHFSNIDMGTRESA; encoded by the exons atgaagttgtTTTTTATCGGAGTCTGCTTTGCTCTGTGC GTGTGTCTGCAAGCGAAGGAGGTTCGTCAAATAAGCAGACTAATACCACTGGAGGACTGGATCGATTTTAAGAATCGTACGCGAGAGGTCAAGCCGCTGGACAAATTGATTGGTAAATTGCGTGCAACTTACGATTTTGTATTTCACAAGCCGGACGACGTAAGCAACgtgggaaaaataataaaagaaacaaatgagAGTTCAAGTGAGCCAGTGccaaaaataaattcgaacaTTTCGGTAATAgcgagaagaaaatcgatcgagGTGGAAGTTACCAATGAAATGGATGACGGAAAAGATTACGAGGGTTCGGACAGTCCAGATTCGATGAAATATTCGAAGAAAAACGTTTCGACTGGTAGCTCAGACGAGAAGCTAGAAAAGGGCTTTGAAAGATTGGAGCGTCTCGAAAATCTTAATGATAAATTTACACTGGAACATCTGGAGATCCTCGACGATGAAAATCTCTCGGACTCCTTCGACGAAGAGCCTCAAAATACCGATAAAAAAGCATCCCCACCCCACTCGAAGTTCGCTCTCCCATACGCTATAGCTCAAGCCTTTTTGCGATGGATTATCTCCCTTTACCTTTCCACGTCCAATCATTTCTCGAATATCGATATGGGCACGAGGGAAAGTGCTTAG
- the LOC122419443 gene encoding zinc finger protein 624-like isoform X1, with product MNFSEANSIHGGLPQFAELTPKSSGELTSGMQQAQNIIYTTAAATMNHGKQPIVVSQQNKYPGSIVGWPDPNTLMQLCEKQNIQTINIPNYNSQSNSPLVGVQANGLPLRLMPNMYLPATSQSDVIVKQEPTQVRQNSTTVANAGSNVASHMQLQQQSAAMAEYLQKLQATTLPLTLQQLMKLQSDPLKVREKCEENEKNEQATNNILNIPSVPVFRNGQATHNGNGQYVHSENMMMEINPSDLNVHMEGNESSELVRSGVHTQTDSQTQTQQEKTEQRTSLAETGNKSETKKMKFRAKTGEIKIALGLDGSMLYCCPECSLAFSDKSDIEQHIQGHVQERKYQCKECGAMLKRKEHLDQHMRGHSDERPFKCPVCQKAFKRNEHLTRHYVIHSGDKNFTCNVCAKAFSRKDHLNKHAQTHLGVKRTKTIKKESPTTMDNSPKDLNDTNNSILSNNDDTNNPHPIKQEISFLQHIHHLQKDQNFIQTFSAFKEQALREGGVGGSGGMLQQQAVNMNEILPQNARYLMPSQLQS from the exons ATGAACTTCTCCGAAGCTAATAGCATACATGGTGGTTTGCCTCAATTTGCCGAGTTAACCCCAAAATCGAGTGGTGAATTAACGAGTGGAATGCAACAAGCGCAAAACATTATTTATACTACTGCAGCGGCCACAATGAATCACGGGAAACAACCGATCGTG GTGAGTCAACAAAACAAATATCCTGGAAGTATAGTTGGTTGGCCAGATCCTAACACATTGATGCAACTTTGCGAAAAGCAAAATATTCAGACCATCAACATTCCCAACTACAATAGCCAAAGTAACTCGCCGTTAGTAGGAGTTCAGGCAAATGGCTTGCCCCTAAGACTTATGCCCAACATGTATTTGCCGGCAACCTCTCAATCCGATGTTATTGTCAAACAAGAACCCACACAAGTCAGACAAAACTCAACCACAGTCGCTAATGCAGGGTCGAATGTG GCCTCGCACATGCAGCTTCAACAGCAGAGCGCAGCAATGGCGGAATATTTGCAAAAACTGCAAGCAACGACGTTGCCTCTGACGCTTCAGCAGCTGATGAAGCTCCAGTCGGATCCGTTGAAGGTTCGTGAAAAGTGtgaagagaacgaaaaaaacgagcaaGCAACAAACAATATACTAAACATTCCGAGCGTCCCGGTATTCCGTAACGGTCAAGCAACCCATAATGGTAATGGTCAGTATGTGCATTCAGAAAATATGATGATGGAAATAAACCCTAGTGATTTGAACGTGCACATGGAGGGCAACGAATCATCCGAATTAGTTCGTAGCGGAGTGCATACGCAAACGGATTCGCAGACTCAGACGCAGCAGGAGAAAACAGAGCAGAGAACGAGTTTGGCGGAGACCGGAAACAAAAgtgaaacaaagaaaatgaagtttcGAGCGAAAAcaggtgaaataaaaatagctcTTGGTCTGGACGGTTCGATGCTCTATTGTTGTCCGGAATGCAGTCTCGCCTTTTCCGACAAATCTGACATTGAGCAACACATACAGGGCCACGTTCaagaacgaaaatatcaatgtAAAGAGTGCGGAGCTATGTTGAAACGTAAGGAACATTTGGACCAACATATGCGAGGGCATTCAGACGAACGACCCTTCAAATGTCCCGTTTGTCAAAAAGCTTTCAAACGTAACGAGCATCTGACTCGTCATTACGTCATACACTCtggtgataaaaatttcacttGTAACGTTTGCGCCAAGGCTTTCTCGCGTAAGGATCACCTCAATAAACATGCGCAAACTCACCTTGGcgtaaaaagaacgaaaaccATTAAAAAGGAATCTCCAACGACGATGGATAACAGTCCTAAAGATCTCAACGACACAAACAACTCCATTTTATCGAACAACGACGATACTAACAATCCTCATCCGATAAAGCAAGAAATAAGTTTCTTACAACACATTCATCATCTTCAAAaagatcaaaattttattcaaacgtTCTCGGCTTTCAAGGAACAAGCTTTGAGAGAAGGTGGTGTCGGTGGTAGCGGTGGCATGTTGCAACAACAAGCCGTTAATATGAACGAAATATTACCACAAAACGCGAGGTACCTCATGCCTTCCCAGTTACAGTCGTGA
- the LOC122419443 gene encoding zinc finger protein 880-like isoform X2, with the protein MNFSEANSIHGGLPQFAELTPKSSGELTSGMQQAQNIIYTTAAATMNHGKQPIVASHMQLQQQSAAMAEYLQKLQATTLPLTLQQLMKLQSDPLKVREKCEENEKNEQATNNILNIPSVPVFRNGQATHNGNGQYVHSENMMMEINPSDLNVHMEGNESSELVRSGVHTQTDSQTQTQQEKTEQRTSLAETGNKSETKKMKFRAKTGEIKIALGLDGSMLYCCPECSLAFSDKSDIEQHIQGHVQERKYQCKECGAMLKRKEHLDQHMRGHSDERPFKCPVCQKAFKRNEHLTRHYVIHSGDKNFTCNVCAKAFSRKDHLNKHAQTHLGVKRTKTIKKESPTTMDNSPKDLNDTNNSILSNNDDTNNPHPIKQEISFLQHIHHLQKDQNFIQTFSAFKEQALREGGVGGSGGMLQQQAVNMNEILPQNARYLMPSQLQS; encoded by the exons ATGAACTTCTCCGAAGCTAATAGCATACATGGTGGTTTGCCTCAATTTGCCGAGTTAACCCCAAAATCGAGTGGTGAATTAACGAGTGGAATGCAACAAGCGCAAAACATTATTTATACTACTGCAGCGGCCACAATGAATCACGGGAAACAACCGATCGTG GCCTCGCACATGCAGCTTCAACAGCAGAGCGCAGCAATGGCGGAATATTTGCAAAAACTGCAAGCAACGACGTTGCCTCTGACGCTTCAGCAGCTGATGAAGCTCCAGTCGGATCCGTTGAAGGTTCGTGAAAAGTGtgaagagaacgaaaaaaacgagcaaGCAACAAACAATATACTAAACATTCCGAGCGTCCCGGTATTCCGTAACGGTCAAGCAACCCATAATGGTAATGGTCAGTATGTGCATTCAGAAAATATGATGATGGAAATAAACCCTAGTGATTTGAACGTGCACATGGAGGGCAACGAATCATCCGAATTAGTTCGTAGCGGAGTGCATACGCAAACGGATTCGCAGACTCAGACGCAGCAGGAGAAAACAGAGCAGAGAACGAGTTTGGCGGAGACCGGAAACAAAAgtgaaacaaagaaaatgaagtttcGAGCGAAAAcaggtgaaataaaaatagctcTTGGTCTGGACGGTTCGATGCTCTATTGTTGTCCGGAATGCAGTCTCGCCTTTTCCGACAAATCTGACATTGAGCAACACATACAGGGCCACGTTCaagaacgaaaatatcaatgtAAAGAGTGCGGAGCTATGTTGAAACGTAAGGAACATTTGGACCAACATATGCGAGGGCATTCAGACGAACGACCCTTCAAATGTCCCGTTTGTCAAAAAGCTTTCAAACGTAACGAGCATCTGACTCGTCATTACGTCATACACTCtggtgataaaaatttcacttGTAACGTTTGCGCCAAGGCTTTCTCGCGTAAGGATCACCTCAATAAACATGCGCAAACTCACCTTGGcgtaaaaagaacgaaaaccATTAAAAAGGAATCTCCAACGACGATGGATAACAGTCCTAAAGATCTCAACGACACAAACAACTCCATTTTATCGAACAACGACGATACTAACAATCCTCATCCGATAAAGCAAGAAATAAGTTTCTTACAACACATTCATCATCTTCAAAaagatcaaaattttattcaaacgtTCTCGGCTTTCAAGGAACAAGCTTTGAGAGAAGGTGGTGTCGGTGGTAGCGGTGGCATGTTGCAACAACAAGCCGTTAATATGAACGAAATATTACCACAAAACGCGAGGTACCTCATGCCTTCCCAGTTACAGTCGTGA
- the LOC122419444 gene encoding uncharacterized protein — protein MRNDSWSDFNRRSTTGLKDKIVLTSKSRLDTKVSQRRPVKECYCISQISGRNQPPNEPVEKKYSPHSHPEELVEIYCAGNAETGRNSLVATLLGYETLRRADRITYLPNSEFLRRVQKKVHCHRRKKSLGMCSDLSSSLSSFDSRETPNEKAFLAKIEHPERTNIRKVEKIDIKKDKKMVPVEEQKGARIRNPEPAKSLRSHSLENSVQSRKNEKKVQVANIPKAKSKESTKKTERSVNAVIDEVPKSRKVVRTISAHSRCCNPKKESRNSRTGKNEAEKEQLGKRMNEPSGDRDSKTLQCPEMSRENRWQLSRDRIHLKTGDSEERVRELSKFRRANYFETHGSVDTLVGSSRSSMLTINPCEFNDRLFAAPRSSGRNVKRIHYYPSYVVREERLADDACSTKKIRSRSCDLIGHVVDLGILKIPCDFSNNIFHNCHRRSDNDE, from the coding sequence ATGCGAAATGATTCTTGGTCAGATTTCAACAGGAGGTCAACAACAGGGCTGAAGGACAAGATTGTCCTTACATCAAAAAGTCGTTTGGATACAAAAGTGTCTCAAAGAAGGCCAGTGAAAGAGTGTTACTGCATTTCTCAGATCTCCGGAAGAAATCAGCCTCCAAACGAGCCTGtggaaaaaaagtattcgCCTCATAGCCACCCTGAAGAGCTGGTGGAAATTTATTGCGCCGGAAATGCAGAAACAGGAAGGAATTCGCTCGTTGCAACATTGCTTGGGTACGAGACGTTGAGGAGAGCCGACAGAATAACTTATCTACCAAACTCAGAGTTCCTTCGACGAGTGCAGAAAAAAGTGCACTGCCACAGGCGGAAAAAGTCTCTGGGGATGTGCTCGGATCTCTCATCGAGCCTTTCCTCCTTCGATTCCAGAGAAACTCCCAACGAGAAAGCATTTCTTGCTAAAATTGAGCATCCGGAAAGAACAAACATtagaaaagtagaaaaaattgatattaaaaaagataaaaaaatggtgcCCGTGGAGGAGCAGAAAGGTGCAAGAATACGAAACCCGGAACCTGCGAAATCATTGAGATCACACTCACTAGAAAACTCTGTTCAGTcaagaaagaatgaaaaaaaagtgcaaGTAGCGAATATACCAAAGGCAAAGTCGAAAGAGAGTACGAAGAAAACCGAACGTTCCGTCAATGCGGTCATTGATGAGGTACCGAAGAGCCGAAAAGTCGTACGAACCATCTCGGCTCACAGTCGATGCTGTAATCCAAAAAAAGAGTCCCGAAATTCAAGAACAGGAAAGAacgaagcagaaaaagagcAGTTGGGTAAACGGATGAATGAGCCGAGTGGCGATCGCGATTCTAAAACTCTTCAATGCCCAGAGATGAGTCGAGAAAATCGATGGCAATTGTCCCGCGATCGTATTCACTTAAAGACAGGAGATAGCGAGGAGAGAGTAAGAGAATTGAGCAAATTTCGTCGCGcaaattatttcgaaaccCATGGCTCGGTCGACACTCTCGTTGGAAGCTCGCGATCGTCCATGCTGACTATAAATCCGTGTGAATTTAACGATCGATTGTTCGCCGCTCCACGCTCCTCGGGAAGGAACGTCAAACGTATTCACTATTATCCCAGCTACGTGGTCAGAGAGGAAAGACTCGCCGATGATGCTTgttctacaaaaaaaatacgttcacGTAGCTGCGATCTAATCGGACACGTCGTAGATCTTGGAATCTTAAAAATACCatgcgatttttcaaataatatttttcacaattgcCACAGACGAAGCGACAATGACGAATGA